The following proteins come from a genomic window of Lolium rigidum isolate FL_2022 chromosome 5, APGP_CSIRO_Lrig_0.1, whole genome shotgun sequence:
- the LOC124655716 gene encoding zinc finger BED domain-containing protein RICESLEEPER 2-like produces the protein MDEHVLATLTGICKFFDVINWKSISVKKLGRLKEEIVVILSEFEMYFPPAFFDVMMSESGNTAPPAGSFHSDESVGPNKRKRKRMSPSPSPDIWEQYKRMEDDPNKAICKYCSDVLSFGLKKNGTSSLVSHAKWCRKNSESNQTQYFVRRDPDDPYGPTIVPWKYNAQEARTALARLVIEDEHPLVFSQHPGFSRFTSKVCARFSAPPRKTVCKDVLRVYEDEKAKLKNLFQESPQRVSLSVRKWTSSRLQKYMRLTARYIDSEWTLHHKALNFCLLDSHKGGDMAKALDSCLLDWGIENVTAITMEDASSDDIEYMRTALNNRGATISQGKYLHMRCSAHIVNLVVQDCLEAISPSVSRIRDAVKYVKSSISRMSAFNKCVKGSKVESSEVLCLDVCARWNSTYVMLDMAEKFEEAFESFLLKDPAYKTELGESNGVPQHTDWEHARKFTKFLKHLYRLTCGVSEAKHVYSHMLFQNVAAINELLTRFCDGDDDNTFKPVAIKLKEKYIKYWGDPEEMNMLIFVAAILDPRTKQSERLKILVLLTYGETRGEQVLEKVNQTLHSLFEEYKCLYEQVGSEGDGSETEPSCSESSFKHYLYLYQKERKAAAAADGRTELEKYISQEVEWQYSGFDILTWWKYKTHEFPILSRMARDILAIHMSTVSCESAFSTGGCVLDEFRSSLPPLVVRSLICAQDWVRQPSNDAKS, from the exons ATGGATGAGCACGTCCTTGCAACGCTGACTGGTATATGTAAATTTTTCGACGTCATCAATTGGAAGTCGATCAGCGTGAAAAAACTCGGAAGGCTGAAGGAAGAGATCGTCGTGATCCTATCCGagtttgagatgtacttcccaccTGCATTTTTTGACGTTATG ATGTCCGAATCTGGCAATACAGCGCCTCCCGCCGGGTCATTCCACAGCGACGAATCCGTCGGGCCAAACAAGCGAAAGAGGAAACGGATGAGTCCCAGTCCCAGCCCAGATATCTGGGAGCAGTACAAACGGATGGAAGATGACCCCAACAAGGCTATATGCAAGTACTGCTCCGATGTCCTTTCCTTCGGCTTGAAAAAGAATGGTACCTCCTCGCTGGTCTCTCATGCCAAATGGTGTAGGAAGAATTCAGAAAGCAACCAAACTCAGTATTTTGTTCGACGTGATCCTGATGACCCATATGGCCCCACCATAGTTCCCTGGAAATACAATGCGCAAGAAGCTAGGACGGCTCTTGCGCGTTTGGTTATTGAAGATGAGCACCCGCTTGTGTTTTCGCAGCACCCGGGTTTTAGCCGCTTCACGTCCAAAGTTTGCGCTCGGTTCAGCGCTCCTCCCAGGAAAACAGTATGCAAAGATGTTCTCCGCGTTTATGAAGATGAGAAAGCAAAGCTGAAGAACTTGTTTCAGGAATCTCCTCAAAGGGTTAGCCTCTCCGTCAGAAAGTGGACGTCTTCAAGGCTTCAGAAGTACATGCGCCTCACAGCCCGGTACATTGACAGCGAGTGGACACTTCACCACAAGGCACTGAACTTCTGTTTGCTAGACAGCCACAAGGGGGGAGACATGGCCAAGGCACTTGATTCATGCTTGCTTGACTGGGGTATTGAGAACGTCACTGCTATTACCATGGAAGATGCAAGCTCAGATGATATAGAGTACATGAGGACAGCGTTGAATAATCGGGGTGCTACCATTTCACAAGGAAAATATCTTCACATGAGATGCTCGGCTCATATTGTTAATCTTGTGGTTCAGGATTGCTTGGAGGCAATTTCTCCTTCCGTCTCTCGCATCCGTGATGCTGTGAAATATGTTAAAAGCTCCATTTCAAGAATGAGCGCTTTCAACAAATGTGTTAAAGGCAGCAAGGTGGAGAGCAGTGAGGTATTGTGTCTTGATGTGTGTGCCAGATGGAACTCAACATATGTTATGTTAGATATGGCTGAAAAGTTTGAGGAGGCATTTGAAAGTTTTCTGCTTAAAGATCCTGCCTACAAGACAGAGTTGGGGGAGAGTAATGGGGTTCCACAACACACAGATTGGGAGCATGCTCGTAAATTTACCAAATTTCTGAAACATTTATACAGACTCACATGTGGAGTTTCAGAGGCTAAGCATGTTTATTCCCACATGTTGTTTCAAAATGTTGCCGCTATAAACGAGCTGTTGACACGTTTCTGTGACGGCGATGATGATAATACCTTCAAACCTGTTGCTATTAAGTTGAAGGAGAAATACATTAAGTATTGGGGGGATCCTGAAGAGATGAACATGTTGATATTTGTTGCTGCTATTCTTGATCCGAG GACCAAACAATCTGAACGTTTGAAGATACTTGTTTTATTGACATATGGTGAGACTAGAGGTGAACAAGTATTGGAGAAGGTAAATCAGACATTGCACTCTCTTTTCGAAGAATACAAGTGCTTGTATGAGCAAGTTGGAAGCGAAGGTGATGGTTCAGAAACAGAACCTAGTTGTAGTGAATCAAGTTTTAAACACTACCTGTATTTATACCAAAAGGAAAGGAAAGCTGCAGCTGCTGCAGATGGCAGAACTGAATTAGAGAAGTATATTTCTCAAGAGGTTGAATGGCAGTATTCAGGTTTTGACATTCTCACTTGGTGGAAATATAAAACACACGAGTTTCCAATACTTTCGCGCATGGCTCGTGATATATTGGCCATCCACATGTCAACAGTTTCTTGTGAATCAGCTTTTAGTACCGGTGGTTGTGTTCTTGATGAGTTTAGAAGCTCCTTGCCTCCTTTGGTGGTGCGAAGTTTGATATGC